In Polaribacter sp. L3A8, a genomic segment contains:
- a CDS encoding exonuclease domain-containing protein produces the protein MYAILDIETTGGKFNEEGITEIAIYKFDGHTTVDQFISLVNPEKPIQEFVVKLTGINNKMLKNAPKFYEVAKRIIEITSDCILVAHNTTFDYRILSTEFDRLGYDFNRNTLCTVELSQKLILDQPSYSLGKLIRSLGIPMTDRHRASGDALATVQLFKLLLEKDTNKTIIQSSIKYFDRRNQKQKLRTLIEEIPTIQGVFYVHDKEGKVIYLGKGKNIKAEVNNLFLKETRRAIKIQERAQTISFDKTGNELFTRLKHSIELETLLPKFNFKKKQKTTTQDFNNDDFIIIEKGREVEENAIILIENNEVFGYGYTSLNYQENKLDILKAVLTPIENKIQAKTIVKNYINKFKIQKIIRL, from the coding sequence TTGTACGCAATTTTAGATATAGAAACTACAGGAGGTAAATTTAATGAAGAAGGCATCACAGAAATTGCCATTTATAAATTTGATGGTCACACTACAGTAGACCAATTTATTAGCCTCGTAAACCCAGAAAAACCGATTCAAGAATTTGTAGTAAAACTGACAGGAATCAATAATAAAATGCTTAAAAACGCACCCAAATTTTATGAGGTTGCAAAGCGGATTATAGAAATTACTTCAGATTGTATTCTGGTTGCACATAACACTACTTTCGATTATAGGATTCTAAGTACAGAATTTGATCGATTAGGTTATGACTTTAATAGAAATACATTGTGTACGGTAGAATTAAGTCAGAAATTAATTTTAGACCAACCCTCTTACAGTTTAGGTAAACTAATACGTTCTTTAGGAATACCAATGACAGATAGACATAGAGCGTCTGGAGACGCATTGGCAACAGTGCAATTATTTAAATTACTTTTAGAAAAAGACACCAACAAAACCATTATACAAAGTTCTATAAAATATTTTGATAGAAGAAATCAGAAACAAAAACTAAGAACTTTAATAGAGGAAATACCTACAATACAAGGTGTTTTTTATGTGCACGACAAAGAAGGAAAAGTAATTTATTTAGGTAAAGGAAAAAACATTAAAGCAGAAGTAAATAATCTCTTTTTAAAAGAAACAAGAAGAGCTATTAAGATTCAAGAAAGAGCGCAAACAATTTCTTTTGATAAAACAGGTAATGAATTATTTACACGACTAAAACACTCTATTGAACTAGAAACATTATTACCCAAGTTTAACTTTAAAAAGAAGCAAAAAACAACTACTCAAGACTTTAATAATGATGATTTCATTATTATAGAAAAAGGTAGAGAAGTAGAAGAAAATGCCATCATTTTAATAGAAAACAATGAGGTATTCGGCTATGGCTATACAAGTCTAAACTATCAAGAAAATAAACTAGATATTTTAAAAGCAGTTTTAACCCCTATAGAAAACAAAATACAGGCTAAAACGATTGTTAAGAATTACATCAATAAATTCAAAATACAGAAGATTATACGCTTGTAG
- a CDS encoding YggS family pyridoxal phosphate-dependent enzyme, whose translation MIKENLSAIKKSIPETVTLVAVSKTKPIEDLQEAYAAGQRIFGENKIQEMVDKYDALPKDIQWHMIGHLQSNKVKYMAHFVNLIHGVDKISTLKEINKQAKKHNRVIDCLLQVKIAKEETKFGLSFDEIEEILSSEEFSTLENIKIIGFMGMATFTDNQQQLQEEFSSLKSFFDIKKTQISAINCNLKTLSMGMSGDYLLAIKNGSTMVRVGSSIFGHRNYNA comes from the coding sequence ATGATTAAAGAAAACCTATCAGCAATAAAAAAATCAATTCCAGAAACGGTAACCTTAGTTGCTGTTTCTAAAACCAAACCAATAGAAGACCTACAAGAAGCTTATGCTGCTGGTCAACGCATTTTTGGGGAGAATAAAATTCAGGAAATGGTTGATAAATATGATGCTTTACCAAAAGACATACAATGGCACATGATTGGTCATTTGCAAAGTAACAAGGTAAAATACATGGCACATTTTGTAAATTTAATTCATGGAGTAGATAAAATTTCAACATTAAAAGAAATAAACAAACAAGCAAAAAAACATAACAGAGTTATTGATTGTTTGTTGCAAGTAAAAATAGCCAAAGAAGAAACCAAATTTGGACTTTCTTTTGATGAAATTGAAGAAATTTTATCATCAGAAGAATTCTCTACATTAGAAAATATAAAAATTATTGGTTTTATGGGAATGGCTACATTTACAGACAATCAACAACAATTACAAGAAGAATTTTCATCACTAAAATCCTTTTTCGATATCAAAAAAACACAAATTAGCGCTATAAACTGTAACTTAAAAACATTGTCTATGGGAATGAGCGGAGATTACCTGCTAGCTATAAAAAATGGCAGTACTATGGTAAGAGTTGGTAGCTCTATATTTGGTCATAGAAATTATAATGCGTAA
- a CDS encoding D-2-hydroxyacid dehydrogenase, protein MKILANDGISEGGINALEKAGFEVLNIKVAQNQLENYINENSIDAILVRSATQVRQELIEACPSLKLIGRGGVGLDNIDVDYAEDNGLQVINTPAASSESVAELVFAHLFGMVRFLHSSNREMPLEGDSRFKELKKAYSEGIELRGKTIGIIGFGRIGQEVAKIAIGIGMNVLATDDKVTSAPITLEFFNGQKTTFVIDTVDKEELLKESDFITLHIPEQEGYVISALEIEKMKDGVGIINTARGGILHEVDLVKAIESGKVQFAGLDVFETEPSPAVQLLMNPEISLTPHIGAATKEAQDRIGVELAHQIIALLKN, encoded by the coding sequence ATGAAGATATTAGCAAACGATGGAATTTCTGAAGGCGGAATTAACGCTTTAGAAAAAGCAGGTTTTGAAGTACTAAACATAAAAGTAGCTCAAAACCAGTTAGAAAATTATATCAATGAAAACAGTATTGATGCAATTTTAGTAAGAAGTGCTACACAAGTAAGACAAGAGTTAATAGAAGCTTGCCCTAGTTTAAAGTTAATAGGACGTGGTGGTGTTGGTTTAGATAATATTGATGTAGATTACGCAGAAGACAATGGTTTACAAGTAATTAATACCCCTGCAGCTTCCTCTGAATCTGTAGCCGAATTAGTTTTTGCACACCTTTTTGGTATGGTACGTTTTTTACATTCTTCTAATAGAGAAATGCCTTTAGAAGGAGATTCTCGTTTTAAAGAATTAAAAAAAGCGTATTCTGAAGGAATTGAATTAAGAGGAAAAACCATTGGTATTATTGGTTTTGGACGCATTGGACAAGAAGTTGCAAAAATTGCTATTGGTATTGGTATGAATGTTTTGGCTACCGACGATAAGGTAACCAGCGCACCTATTACATTAGAGTTTTTTAACGGTCAAAAAACTACTTTTGTTATTGATACTGTAGATAAAGAAGAACTTTTAAAAGAGTCTGATTTTATTACATTACACATACCAGAACAAGAAGGTTACGTTATCTCTGCATTAGAAATTGAAAAAATGAAAGATGGAGTTGGTATTATAAATACGGCAAGAGGAGGAATTTTACACGAAGTAGATTTAGTAAAAGCAATTGAAAGTGGTAAAGTACAATTTGCTGGGTTAGATGTTTTTGAAACAGAACCATCACCTGCAGTTCAATTATTAATGAATCCAGAAATTTCTTTAACTCCACATATTGGTGCAGCAACCAAAGAAGCACAAGATAGAATTGGTGTAGAATTGGCACATCAAATTATAGCTTTATTGAAAAATTAA